Proteins encoded in a region of the Euleptes europaea isolate rEulEur1 chromosome 3, rEulEur1.hap1, whole genome shotgun sequence genome:
- the LOC130474207 gene encoding ras-related protein ORAB-1-like, with product MSTISPEYDYLFKLLLIGDSGVGKSCLLLRFADDTYTDSYISTIGVDFKIRTIELEGKTIKLQIWDTAGQERFRTITSSYYRGAHGIIIVYDVTDQDSFNNMHLWLEEINRYASENVNKLIVGNKSDLSSKKAVDYTTAKEYADSLGVPFLETSAKNATNVEQAFLTMAAEIKNRVSSGPTQNDSHKPSLHIQSGPLRQEGTSKGDEGGGGCC from the exons CGATTACTTGTTTAAACTCCTCTTGATCGGTGACTCTGGGGTCGGGAAgtcctgcctcctcctccgctTTGCG GATGACACCTACACCGACAGTTACATCAGCACCATCGGGGTGGACTTCAAAATCCGGaccatcgagttggaagggaagACCATCAAGCTCCAAATT TGGGACACGGCCGGACAGGAGCGCTTCCGCACCAtcacctccagctactaccgagGAGCGCATGGCATCATCATTGTGTACGATGTGACGGACCAG GACTCCTTCAACAACATGCACCTCTGGCTGGAGGAAATCAATCGCTACGCCAGTGAGAATGTCAACAAGCTGATCGTGGGAAACAAGAGTGACCTCTCTAGCAAGAAGGCGGTGGACTACACAACAGCCAAG GAATATGCCGACTCCCTCGGGGTGCCCTTCCTGGAGACGAGTGCCAAGAATGCCACCAACGTTGAGCAGGCCTTCCTCACCATGGCAGCGGAGATCAAGAACCGCGTCAGCAGCGGGCCCACCCAGAACGACAGCCACAAGCCCAGCCTCCACATCCAGAGCGGCCCCTTAAGGCAAGAAGGGAC